A DNA window from Yoonia vestfoldensis contains the following coding sequences:
- a CDS encoding type II toxin-antitoxin system RelE/ParE family toxin — MRDIHHSQAAKSDLVDIWVETDRQWGEAQADRYLDDIDRALKGLIANPQMGSDCSDLLQGARKLITGRHLVFYEVDPDRIFVIRVLHQSMDVPRHLRSS; from the coding sequence ATGCGTGACATTCATCACTCTCAGGCGGCAAAATCCGACCTCGTCGATATCTGGGTCGAGACAGACCGACAGTGGGGCGAGGCGCAGGCGGACCGCTATCTCGATGATATCGATCGCGCCCTGAAGGGTCTCATCGCCAACCCGCAAATGGGGTCTGACTGTTCCGATCTCTTGCAGGGTGCGCGTAAACTGATCACGGGCCGGCACCTCGTGTTCTACGAGGTGGACCCGGACAGGATCTTCGTGATCCGAGTCTTGCATCAGTCCATGGACGTGCCGAGGCATCTGCGGTCGTCCTGA
- a CDS encoding type II toxin-antitoxin system ParD family antitoxin, producing the protein MASTSVTLGPHWDEFIALMLKEGRYGSTSELIRASLRLMEEQEGQRARLRVALMEGKQSGDAGPLDMDEIKRDARSRSGASDA; encoded by the coding sequence ATGGCAAGCACAAGCGTCACACTTGGCCCCCATTGGGACGAATTCATCGCCCTGATGCTTAAAGAGGGGCGTTACGGGTCAACCAGCGAGTTGATCCGCGCCTCTCTGCGCCTGATGGAGGAGCAGGAAGGTCAGCGGGCGCGGCTTCGCGTTGCGCTGATGGAGGGCAAACAATCCGGTGACGCCGGTCCGCTTGACATGGATGAGATCAAGCGCGACGCGCGGAGCCGCTCTGGCGCTTCTGATGCGTGA
- a CDS encoding DUF6915 family protein: protein MAHPLHHAESSARKFGGVPDDYQFVHDWFDSSKEHLGLFVHRAQKHHTVGIYDAERHFGRSLTNSAGRVVPIRWIGEQHVREDCQGRIPSLADWLVRIQPEPWMANGRIDNDPTQIVGDPRAVWIEAVSNHQTILGFEDWLLKVSVEHIQHRQNRAAA from the coding sequence ATGGCACATCCCCTCCACCACGCCGAAAGCTCCGCCCGAAAATTCGGCGGTGTTCCAGATGACTATCAGTTCGTGCATGACTGGTTTGACTCATCCAAAGAGCACCTAGGTCTCTTTGTTCACAGAGCCCAAAAACATCATACAGTCGGGATCTATGATGCCGAACGTCACTTCGGCCGCAGCCTGACCAACAGCGCGGGCCGGGTCGTCCCGATCCGCTGGATCGGTGAGCAGCATGTGCGCGAGGACTGCCAGGGACGGATCCCGTCGCTGGCGGACTGGCTTGTCCGCATTCAGCCGGAACCGTGGATGGCCAATGGCCGGATCGACAACGATCCTACGCAGATTGTTGGCGATCCGCGTGCGGTCTGGATCGAGGCGGTCTCCAATCACCAGACCATTCTCGGTTTTGAGGACTGGCTGCTGAAGGTCTCTGTCGAGCACATCCAGCATCGCCAAAACCGCGCCGCTGCCTGA
- a CDS encoding DUF6878 family protein, which translates to MTQATDFYAQMLESQRRASEERGETRAALLSELRAFGVTSIEVQYEGYGDSGNVEDVVVTPDTITLTEELRRRVEDFGWDFAYALSPGFENNEGGYGELTWALETDKIDVSHSNRYIETNTTEHEGL; encoded by the coding sequence ATGACACAAGCGACTGATTTCTACGCACAGATGCTCGAATCCCAGAGACGCGCATCCGAAGAGCGGGGCGAGACTCGCGCTGCCCTTCTCTCCGAGCTGCGTGCCTTCGGCGTGACCAGCATCGAGGTGCAATATGAAGGCTACGGCGATTCCGGCAATGTCGAGGATGTCGTCGTGACACCCGACACGATCACGCTGACAGAAGAGTTGCGACGCCGGGTTGAAGATTTTGGTTGGGATTTCGCCTATGCGCTGAGCCCCGGATTCGAGAACAACGAGGGCGGTTATGGCGAGCTGACCTGGGCGCTCGAGACGGACAAGATCGATGTTAGCCACTCGAACCGCTATATCGAAACCAACACCACCGAACACGAGGGGCTCTGA
- a CDS encoding DUF3768 domain-containing protein yields MTTTLDLDPVQEAARIAAQNDTFRRSIFGNTLVADAPQGQFVMTRGVAALGPDAQLDLNRRVAAFDGFNADSDPQGLHEMGVIEFNGTKVWFKIDLYDVDYQYGSPEPSDPKQTRRVLTLLLPSEY; encoded by the coding sequence ATGACCACCACACTCGACCTCGATCCCGTCCAGGAAGCCGCACGCATTGCCGCCCAGAATGACACGTTTCGGCGTTCCATATTTGGCAATACGCTCGTCGCCGATGCCCCGCAGGGCCAGTTCGTGATGACACGCGGCGTCGCGGCGCTTGGGCCCGACGCCCAACTGGATCTCAACCGTCGTGTTGCCGCGTTTGACGGTTTCAATGCCGACAGTGACCCGCAGGGATTGCACGAGATGGGGGTCATCGAATTCAATGGCACGAAGGTTTGGTTCAAGATCGACTTGTACGACGTCGATTATCAGTACGGCTCGCCTGAGCCTTCCGACCCGAAACAGACGCGTCGCGTGCTGACCTTGCTTCTCCCGTCGGAATACTGA
- a CDS encoding ParB/RepB/Spo0J family partition protein — translation MAKTTTRPNPTTSKKTEAVGSAAPDGGADIRMIPLDKLEPSPLNVRKVAASASDDAEILASIRETGIKQNLVVHALSETRFAVDAGGRRLKALKQLAEDGVIPADHPVPCLVEDERNAILTSATENLQRAAMHPADQFEAFDKMIGEGRSEDEIALKFGVSVDLVRRRLKLARVAPEIIEQFRAGDLTLECVMAFTLTDDHDRQLAVWNAVKGGYHIHPQSIKRQLTGAAHSANSALGRFVGIEAYEAAGGVLLRDLFDDRASAHMENPELLERLAIEKLQTAAKPFNADWKWVEVHLSVDYGAFRSFGRVYPQDIDPDPDLLAEEERLIAREEELAAQNDGEDWTDAETEEYYAIESRLREIEALQRERQPYADEDRAIAGVVLTIGHDGALRVEKGLVRPEDIPAAPEPDETTGYADGSPSPARPQVTPPTSSTPVPSSDPAATLRKADGISASLADDLRATRQHILRAHLAADFEVAFDAMLYALCEQALGRSYNNEALDISVRPFQAQNREVLHADTVAQKMLEALEQDLATDWMKLEKPDDFRAMSALPIADKQALFAWATGLAVKPQLSSDNRPSPIIEEIGARLDVDVAACWRPTAQNYWGRVNKGHAVATARKMIGDDYAEDRNRERKGDLAAAMERAFAETSGETEGFDAATVAKTTRWLPEGMVFAGATEVDAKTIGDTPEAEEGAVPAAEALAEAESNEPSSLPAFLSGDAA, via the coding sequence ATGGCCAAGACCACGACCCGCCCGAATCCCACCACCTCAAAAAAGACCGAAGCCGTTGGATCGGCCGCGCCTGACGGCGGTGCCGACATCCGGATGATCCCGCTCGACAAGCTGGAGCCGAGCCCACTCAACGTCCGCAAGGTGGCCGCAAGCGCCAGCGACGATGCCGAGATTCTTGCGAGCATCCGCGAGACGGGAATCAAGCAGAACCTGGTGGTTCACGCACTTTCCGAGACACGTTTTGCCGTCGACGCAGGCGGTCGTCGCCTCAAGGCGCTGAAACAACTCGCCGAGGACGGTGTGATCCCCGCTGATCATCCAGTGCCCTGCCTTGTCGAGGACGAGCGCAACGCCATCCTTACCTCGGCCACAGAAAACCTCCAGCGCGCGGCGATGCATCCGGCAGACCAGTTCGAGGCCTTCGACAAGATGATCGGCGAGGGTCGCAGCGAAGACGAGATTGCGCTCAAATTCGGCGTCTCCGTCGACCTGGTGCGCCGTCGCCTCAAACTCGCCCGTGTCGCACCCGAAATCATCGAGCAGTTTCGTGCCGGTGATCTGACCCTCGAATGCGTGATGGCTTTCACGCTGACCGACGACCATGACCGCCAGCTCGCGGTCTGGAACGCCGTGAAGGGCGGCTATCACATCCATCCGCAGAGCATCAAACGTCAGCTGACCGGGGCCGCACATTCGGCGAACTCGGCGCTTGGGCGCTTTGTCGGCATCGAGGCCTATGAGGCGGCGGGTGGGGTTCTCCTGCGCGACCTCTTCGATGATCGTGCCAGCGCTCATATGGAGAACCCCGAGCTTCTAGAACGCCTCGCTATTGAGAAGCTGCAGACCGCGGCCAAACCCTTCAACGCGGATTGGAAATGGGTCGAGGTGCATCTCTCGGTGGATTACGGAGCGTTCCGCAGTTTCGGGCGGGTCTATCCGCAGGACATCGACCCGGATCCGGACCTGCTTGCCGAGGAAGAGCGCCTCATCGCGCGCGAGGAAGAACTGGCGGCGCAGAATGACGGCGAGGATTGGACCGACGCCGAAACGGAGGAATACTACGCCATCGAGTCGCGCCTGCGTGAGATCGAGGCCCTTCAGCGCGAACGGCAACCTTACGCAGACGAAGATCGCGCTATCGCCGGTGTCGTTCTGACCATCGGTCATGACGGGGCGCTTCGGGTCGAGAAAGGCCTAGTGCGACCGGAGGATATTCCTGCTGCGCCCGAACCTGACGAGACCACCGGATATGCGGATGGCTCCCCCTCCCCTGCCCGCCCACAAGTGACGCCGCCGACCTCCTCTACGCCGGTGCCGAGCTCCGACCCGGCCGCGACGTTGCGCAAAGCCGATGGGATTTCTGCAAGCCTCGCCGACGATCTTCGCGCGACGCGCCAGCACATCCTGCGGGCGCATCTGGCGGCGGATTTCGAGGTGGCGTTCGACGCGATGCTCTACGCACTCTGCGAGCAGGCTTTGGGGCGGTCCTATAACAACGAGGCGCTCGACATCTCGGTTCGTCCTTTCCAGGCGCAAAACCGCGAGGTGCTGCATGCCGACACTGTCGCCCAGAAGATGCTTGAGGCGCTGGAGCAGGACCTCGCCACCGACTGGATGAAGCTCGAGAAACCCGATGACTTCCGGGCAATGTCAGCTCTGCCGATCGCGGACAAACAGGCGCTTTTCGCCTGGGCGACGGGTCTGGCGGTCAAGCCGCAGCTTTCGTCCGACAATCGCCCCTCTCCGATCATCGAGGAAATCGGCGCGCGGCTCGATGTCGATGTGGCGGCCTGCTGGCGCCCGACCGCGCAGAACTACTGGGGTCGGGTCAACAAGGGCCATGCAGTGGCCACGGCGCGCAAGATGATCGGCGACGACTACGCCGAGGATCGCAATCGTGAGCGAAAGGGCGATCTCGCGGCCGCGATGGAGCGGGCTTTCGCGGAAACGTCCGGCGAGACGGAAGGTTTCGACGCCGCGACGGTTGCAAAGACAACGCGCTGGCTGCCCGAGGGGATGGTGTTTGCCGGTGCGACGGAGGTCGACGCCAAAACGATTGGCGATACGCCCGAGGCGGAGGAAGGCGCCGTGCCCGCCGCAGAGGCTTTGGCCGAGGCGGAGAGCAATGAACCATCGTCCTTGCCCGCATTTCTCAGCGGGGATGCGGCCTGA
- a CDS encoding acyl-CoA thioesterase, with protein MNVPETEFKPRFAFERRIFFGDCDQLGIAFTGRITNFALEAIETFWDDLLSGRGWLFLLTERNTAMPFVSMDLQFHAPVKAGANLACEVYVVHVGESSVGLKVVGRQHDLICFECETKSVFRDASTFGKVKIESSIRQILLAEVGSENQTVS; from the coding sequence ATGAATGTACCAGAAACAGAATTTAAACCACGATTTGCCTTCGAACGCAGGATTTTCTTTGGCGACTGTGACCAGCTGGGAATCGCCTTTACTGGCCGGATCACGAATTTCGCGCTGGAAGCGATCGAGACTTTCTGGGACGATTTGCTTTCAGGCCGGGGCTGGCTTTTTCTACTCACGGAAAGAAACACGGCCATGCCTTTTGTCTCTATGGACCTACAATTCCATGCGCCGGTGAAAGCAGGCGCGAACCTAGCATGCGAGGTCTATGTGGTCCATGTCGGGGAAAGTTCAGTTGGTCTAAAAGTTGTCGGCCGTCAGCATGACTTGATTTGCTTCGAATGCGAAACGAAGTCAGTTTTCCGAGATGCTTCAACATTTGGAAAAGTCAAAATTGAAAGCTCAATTCGGCAGATTTTGCTCGCGGAAGTGGGTTCGGAAAATCAAACAGTGAGCTAG
- a CDS encoding helix-turn-helix domain-containing protein, protein MERLLISPDRIPEWIPGTTTLDSSGCNWNGITLKGYRYERQDAAIPPMRDYMIVAYDGAPTTMRRTSGGPWQSARVEKGRISLLTRAEESTWSWSEPITVRHVYLSHSELENTALSVFDRDPKSIEINDCLSAKDPCILNCIQLLENELKNGGIGQRLIIDALRIQIAVHLLRQYAKVSLTSDANSNFSPAQRQRIIDLVESCLGENLSLEDMAASIGFSQFHFSRQFKAEFGLAPYAYVLRKRISKAQEMLRKGNAPLKVVALDCGFADQSHFSRTFRKMTGATPAEFRRMA, encoded by the coding sequence ATGGAAAGACTGCTCATATCACCGGACCGGATACCCGAATGGATTCCCGGCACGACTACGTTGGACAGTTCCGGGTGCAACTGGAACGGCATTACCCTGAAGGGCTATCGTTATGAGCGACAAGACGCGGCAATTCCCCCCATGCGCGACTATATGATTGTTGCATATGATGGCGCGCCAACCACTATGCGCCGCACGAGTGGCGGCCCATGGCAAAGCGCGCGCGTAGAGAAAGGTAGGATTTCCTTGCTCACGCGTGCAGAGGAATCCACTTGGAGTTGGTCCGAGCCTATCACGGTTAGACACGTCTATCTCAGTCACAGTGAACTCGAAAACACGGCCCTTTCGGTCTTTGATCGTGACCCGAAGTCCATTGAGATCAATGATTGTCTGTCTGCGAAGGACCCCTGTATCCTGAACTGCATCCAATTGCTAGAGAATGAGCTAAAGAACGGTGGAATCGGCCAGAGATTGATCATCGACGCCCTGCGCATCCAGATCGCCGTTCACCTTCTGCGTCAGTACGCCAAGGTCTCTTTGACCAGCGACGCAAACTCGAACTTCAGCCCTGCTCAAAGGCAGAGAATCATCGATCTCGTTGAAAGCTGCTTAGGTGAAAACCTCAGTCTGGAAGACATGGCCGCATCTATCGGTTTCAGCCAGTTTCACTTTTCGCGTCAGTTCAAGGCGGAGTTTGGGTTGGCACCGTATGCATATGTTTTGCGCAAGCGAATATCGAAGGCCCAGGAGATGCTGAGAAAGGGTAATGCCCCCCTGAAAGTGGTCGCGCTTGACTGCGGTTTTGCAGATCAGAGTCATTTTAGTCGAACTTTTCGAAAAATGACAGGCGCGACCCCCGCCGAATTCCGGCGCATGGCATAA